In the Nitrospirales bacterium LBB_01 genome, one interval contains:
- the radC gene encoding DNA repair protein RadC gives MCDRTGQTLDTTLLLYMKDKTSTNNTQPGHIGHRKRLRQRYIKAGIGSLADYEALELLLTYTRSQRDVKPEAKKLIKTFGNLAEVLDSTIDQLLEIEGIGIQSAVLIKLVKDLSTKYLNEKQIYRKTINTPLDVVDYLRTKLGAYKKEAAMTLFLNSQNKIVAEEIISEGTVNYVYVHFRNIFEIALKYNSTAIIYVHNHPEGKIEPSDDDIRHTQHLVETAKTLTIEIHDHIIVNRYAYFSFKEKGLL, from the coding sequence ATGTGTGATAGGACTGGGCAAACATTAGACACAACGCTTCTTCTCTATATGAAAGATAAAACCTCCACAAACAATACGCAACCAGGTCATATAGGCCATAGAAAGCGGCTGCGGCAAAGGTACATTAAAGCCGGAATCGGTTCTTTAGCCGACTATGAGGCGCTTGAGCTGCTTCTTACATACACACGTTCACAAAGAGATGTTAAACCTGAGGCAAAAAAATTAATTAAAACCTTCGGTAACCTTGCCGAGGTTTTAGACTCCACAATAGATCAACTGCTTGAAATCGAAGGCATAGGTATTCAGAGCGCAGTTTTAATAAAACTTGTTAAAGACTTAAGCACAAAATATTTAAATGAAAAACAAATCTACAGAAAAACCATTAATACCCCGCTTGACGTCGTTGACTATTTAAGGACAAAATTGGGCGCTTACAAAAAAGAAGCTGCTATGACATTATTTTTAAACTCTCAAAACAAAATCGTAGCTGAGGAGATAATAAGCGAGGGAACCGTAAACTATGTCTATGTACATTTTAGAAACATATTTGAAATCGCACTGAAATATAACTCCACTGCGATTATCTATGTTCATAACCACCCGGAGGGAAAAATTGAACCCTCAGATGACGATATTAGGCACACACAGCACCTTGTGGAGACAGCAAAAACTCTCACCATAGAAATCCATGACCATATAATCGTAAACAGATACGCATATTTTAGTTTCAAAGAAAAAGGATTATTATAA
- a CDS encoding GAF domain-containing protein: MDRSSLELSAIYEISKILGSSLEIAKTLKNALKVLSVFLDMEMGAIALKENGRLVIKAAHGLSADEIKNGKYLPSESIEANVAKSGYPVVIPNAGDDSQHSEKKAFLCVPMKSKREIIGVLSAYRIYRDFTKVSLDEDLRLLKIIASLITQWTELSEKVETEKQTLIQERESLKLELKGKYRIDNVIGSSGAMQDVFEAVHRVAKTKATVLITGESGTGKELIARALHYMGKQSNGAFIKFNCASIPEGLLEAELFGHDKGAFTGAMTSRRGRFELAHKGTIFLDEIGDLSMSLQPKILRVLQEREFERIGSEKTIKIDVRVIAATSKNLQLLVSQNSFREDLYYRLNVVPICLPPMRERMEDITELIEHFLKKFNKENDRTLELSDEALNLMKQYHWPGNVRELENTVERIVIMSPEDIVRVKHLPLNIRVLNQAAIANKTTLSLTDTEKSKITEALENAGWVHARAADLLGITPRQIGYKIKKYGISRKDVS, from the coding sequence ATGGACAGAAGCTCTCTTGAACTATCTGCAATATATGAGATAAGCAAGATATTGGGCTCATCGCTTGAGATTGCTAAAACACTTAAAAACGCACTAAAAGTTCTTTCCGTGTTTCTTGACATGGAAATGGGAGCCATAGCGCTTAAAGAAAACGGGCGGCTCGTTATAAAAGCTGCACACGGTCTGAGCGCTGATGAGATAAAAAACGGCAAATACCTCCCCTCAGAAAGTATAGAGGCAAACGTAGCAAAATCCGGATATCCGGTTGTGATTCCAAACGCCGGTGATGACTCGCAGCACAGTGAAAAAAAAGCGTTTCTCTGTGTGCCTATGAAATCAAAGAGAGAAATAATAGGAGTTTTAAGCGCCTACAGAATTTACAGGGACTTTACCAAAGTATCGCTGGATGAGGACTTACGCCTGCTTAAAATCATAGCCTCGCTGATTACCCAGTGGACGGAGCTTTCCGAAAAGGTCGAGACTGAAAAACAAACTCTGATTCAGGAACGGGAATCCCTTAAACTTGAGCTTAAGGGAAAATACCGGATAGATAACGTGATAGGAAGCTCAGGTGCTATGCAGGACGTATTTGAAGCAGTACATCGAGTGGCAAAAACAAAAGCCACAGTTTTAATAACAGGAGAAAGCGGCACAGGGAAAGAACTGATAGCGCGGGCACTTCACTACATGGGAAAGCAAAGCAATGGAGCGTTTATAAAGTTTAACTGTGCATCAATCCCTGAGGGACTTCTTGAGGCGGAACTCTTTGGGCACGATAAGGGGGCATTTACGGGGGCAATGACCTCAAGAAGGGGGCGCTTTGAGCTGGCCCACAAGGGAACCATATTTCTTGATGAGATAGGGGATTTAAGCATGTCCCTTCAACCAAAGATTCTGCGCGTGCTTCAGGAGAGGGAATTTGAACGCATCGGGAGTGAAAAAACCATTAAGATTGACGTAAGAGTTATTGCCGCTACGTCAAAAAATCTTCAACTGCTCGTCTCTCAAAACAGCTTTAGGGAGGATTTATACTATAGGTTAAATGTAGTGCCGATTTGTCTGCCTCCAATGCGTGAGCGCATGGAAGACATTACGGAGTTAATCGAGCATTTCCTAAAAAAATTCAATAAAGAAAATGACAGGACTTTGGAGTTGAGTGATGAGGCATTAAACTTAATGAAACAGTACCACTGGCCCGGTAATGTGCGTGAACTTGAAAACACTGTCGAACGAATCGTGATAATGTCGCCTGAAGATATAGTAAGAGTAAAACATTTGCCACTAAATATTAGGGTGCTTAATCAGGCTGCCATTGCAAACAAGACAACACTGTCGCTAACCGACACGGAAAAAAGTAAAATAACCGAGGCGCTGGAAAATGCCGGCTGGGTACATGCCCGGGCCGCTGACCTTCTTGGCATAACACCAAGACAGATTGGATATAAGATAAAAAAATACGGAATCAGCAGAAAAGATGTTTCATGA
- a CDS encoding response regulator, producing MIQKFNNLSIRKKILTVFLLLFTAMVTFGVFSFLQFHKMANTLEDLYEHPFTTTNALLEANVDLVDARRILRGIIVERDKVKIDSLIQEMHKHEADFQNHIAVAQKSFSGDKKLINELSQLFQNWQVYKEDQLQLAKAGNFEAAWQRSQDSVSNPSVVLVTHLESVIEQSRSHAAKFYKDSQTQYRSALIKTDIFLIIVLIVIGIMSLFLARSISAPLFGLRNSIREVADGRLDTEVPYQSINNEIGEIGRAIEVLRHVARKQDTSVKLRALVAEIAQSMQTCTSFIDLGNTLTSRLASLMGLAYGAFYIFDKEHSQLIRNGGYACDDTIHRDRFAMGQGLVGQAALDKKTISMVFSSQDNVNTSMGLGKLNIHAIMIMPVVQANEVLAVLELGAIEQFSDDNIALLDAILPIAAMNIEILSGIVETQNLLQKSQSQALALAASEQQLIARRDELEDNNNRLAEQARLMEEQAVELEHQKQALILQSTELQASREILAQTEELSRLILGSVNDGIVGLDMEGSITFINNAGAKMLGYTREELKGMTMHSLVHYARPDGSDFPKEDCPMYLTSKDGVLRNIDDEVLWRKNGSSFPVEYATTPIHKNGELVGIVVVYRDITERKQAEAEIRHAMEIAVEATKMKSDFLANMSHEIRTPMNAIIGMTHLALQTELNTKQRNYMEKVDSAAKNLLGIINDILDFSKIEAGKLNFESTDFDLQDVMEHLADLSVIKAQDKGLELLFNIGTDVPTALIGDPLRLGQVMINLVNNAIKFTEKGEVTVVINRLATEPDGVLLRFEIRDTGIGLTEEQQKKLFSAFSQADSSTTRKYGGTGLGLTISKRLVEMMGGEIGVESKAGKGSTFYFTAKFALQLIQRQTSLTTDDISGLRVLVVDDNNSAREIFLSMLISLKFDSKAVSSGLEAIRELKASQQSGKPYGLVLMDWRMPGMDGLETIRNIRSDNELAHTAAFIMVTAYSRDELLQQAQDVHLNGLLVKPVSPSTLLDTILTALGKEVVHRPHKQQKKADHLEAEKSLRGASVLLVEDNEINRELAVEILTEAGLSVDIAVNGVDALEKISQTNYDGILMDCQMPIMDGFECSVQIRKDSRYDNLPIIAMTANAMEGDRQRCIDHGMNDHVAKPIDVGQLFSTMARWIKPKTNTELKPAIAPTSISAGIPDIHGLNTKGALQRVGGNVKLLRKLLSRFSETQADAVTRIRAALESSDIETATREAHTVKGLAGNIGADALFEISGRVEGMLKANDTAELPQALGTMEQQLTELIKMISEAIPASDVAAQSKTSDAPVDVKSLTPELKHLAELLADDDSRASTLADNIVTQLSAAGYSDDARLIKKHIANFDFEEALKELRKTARSLGVNL from the coding sequence ATGATTCAAAAATTCAATAATCTAAGCATACGAAAAAAGATTCTGACAGTGTTTCTTTTGCTCTTTACTGCCATGGTTACTTTTGGAGTATTCAGTTTTCTGCAATTTCATAAAATGGCCAACACGTTGGAGGATCTCTACGAACACCCATTTACCACTACCAATGCTCTCCTTGAGGCAAACGTTGACCTTGTTGACGCAAGAAGAATCCTAAGGGGCATAATTGTAGAACGCGACAAGGTTAAGATAGATTCGTTGATACAGGAGATGCATAAACATGAAGCGGATTTTCAGAATCACATTGCTGTTGCACAGAAGAGCTTTTCCGGCGATAAAAAGCTTATAAATGAACTTTCGCAACTATTTCAAAATTGGCAGGTTTACAAAGAGGATCAACTACAGCTTGCAAAGGCAGGCAATTTTGAGGCAGCATGGCAGCGCTCACAAGATTCCGTTTCAAATCCAAGTGTTGTATTAGTTACACATCTGGAGAGCGTCATAGAACAATCGCGCTCGCATGCAGCAAAATTCTACAAAGACTCACAGACACAATACCGTAGCGCTTTGATAAAAACCGATATTTTTCTCATTATAGTTCTTATTGTAATCGGAATAATGTCGCTTTTTCTGGCACGCTCGATATCGGCGCCTTTGTTTGGTTTGCGTAACAGCATCCGTGAGGTAGCTGACGGCAGGCTGGATACTGAAGTGCCATATCAAAGTATCAATAACGAAATCGGAGAGATTGGACGGGCTATTGAGGTACTCCGTCATGTGGCCCGCAAACAGGACACCTCCGTTAAACTTAGAGCACTTGTAGCTGAGATTGCTCAATCCATGCAGACATGTACCTCTTTTATTGACCTTGGCAATACGCTGACCTCCAGGCTGGCCTCCCTAATGGGGTTAGCTTATGGAGCATTCTATATATTTGATAAGGAGCACTCGCAGCTTATACGAAATGGCGGTTATGCCTGTGACGACACTATCCACAGAGACCGTTTTGCGATGGGACAGGGATTGGTGGGTCAGGCTGCGCTTGATAAGAAAACCATCTCGATGGTTTTCTCCTCTCAGGACAATGTTAACACAAGCATGGGACTGGGTAAGTTAAACATCCATGCCATAATGATTATGCCGGTTGTCCAAGCAAATGAGGTTCTTGCAGTACTTGAGCTTGGAGCTATTGAACAGTTTAGCGATGACAACATAGCCCTGCTTGACGCCATATTGCCGATAGCGGCCATGAACATTGAAATACTCTCAGGCATTGTTGAGACGCAAAATCTTTTGCAAAAGAGTCAGAGCCAGGCTTTGGCTCTTGCAGCTTCAGAACAGCAGTTGATAGCCCGCCGCGATGAACTTGAAGACAACAACAACCGTCTTGCCGAACAGGCACGTTTAATGGAAGAGCAAGCCGTGGAACTAGAGCATCAAAAACAAGCGCTTATACTGCAAAGCACCGAGCTTCAGGCAAGCAGAGAAATTTTAGCTCAAACTGAGGAACTAAGCCGTCTGATACTGGGTTCAGTTAACGACGGCATCGTGGGGCTTGATATGGAGGGTTCAATAACCTTTATAAACAATGCAGGAGCTAAGATGCTGGGATATACGCGTGAGGAACTTAAAGGTATGACTATGCACTCTTTGGTTCACTATGCTCGTCCTGATGGCTCAGACTTTCCAAAAGAAGACTGTCCAATGTATCTGACCTCAAAGGATGGTGTGCTCAGAAACATTGACGATGAGGTGTTGTGGCGTAAAAACGGCTCATCATTCCCTGTTGAATATGCGACAACGCCAATCCATAAAAATGGTGAGCTGGTTGGTATCGTTGTGGTTTACAGAGACATTACGGAGCGTAAGCAGGCAGAAGCTGAGATACGACATGCTATGGAAATTGCCGTAGAGGCGACAAAAATGAAGTCCGATTTTCTGGCTAACATGAGCCATGAGATTCGTACTCCAATGAATGCCATTATCGGAATGACTCACCTTGCACTTCAAACCGAACTCAATACAAAACAACGAAACTACATGGAAAAAGTTGACTCTGCGGCTAAAAATCTGCTTGGCATAATCAACGACATCCTGGATTTTTCAAAGATAGAAGCCGGTAAGCTGAATTTTGAATCAACAGATTTTGATCTTCAGGATGTTATGGAACATTTGGCCGATCTTTCCGTAATAAAAGCTCAGGACAAGGGGCTGGAGCTTCTCTTTAACATTGGAACAGACGTTCCCACAGCTCTCATCGGCGACCCTCTGCGTTTAGGACAGGTTATGATTAATCTAGTAAATAATGCGATAAAGTTTACAGAAAAAGGCGAGGTCACAGTTGTCATAAATCGCCTTGCAACTGAACCGGACGGTGTACTGCTGCGTTTTGAAATCAGAGACACGGGTATAGGACTAACAGAGGAGCAGCAGAAAAAACTGTTCAGCGCTTTTTCTCAGGCTGACAGCTCCACAACCCGCAAATATGGCGGTACCGGTTTAGGATTAACCATAAGCAAGCGGCTGGTTGAGATGATGGGGGGCGAAATCGGGGTAGAAAGTAAAGCCGGCAAGGGAAGCACATTTTATTTCACCGCTAAGTTTGCCCTGCAATTGATACAAAGACAGACAAGCCTGACTACCGATGACATTAGCGGACTGCGTGTACTGGTAGTGGATGACAACAACAGCGCTCGTGAGATATTTCTTTCTATGCTGATTTCACTTAAGTTTGACTCAAAAGCCGTTAGCAGCGGTTTGGAGGCAATAAGAGAACTCAAAGCCTCTCAACAAAGTGGTAAGCCATACGGTCTGGTGCTTATGGATTGGCGAATGCCCGGCATGGATGGCTTAGAGACAATCCGAAACATTCGTTCAGATAATGAATTGGCGCATACTGCCGCCTTTATAATGGTCACAGCCTACAGCCGCGATGAGCTTTTACAGCAGGCGCAGGACGTCCATCTAAACGGACTTCTGGTTAAACCTGTAAGCCCATCGACACTGCTTGATACAATTTTGACAGCTCTCGGAAAAGAGGTAGTTCATCGCCCGCACAAACAGCAGAAAAAAGCAGACCATCTTGAGGCGGAAAAATCTCTGCGTGGTGCAAGTGTGCTGCTTGTTGAGGATAACGAAATCAACCGTGAGTTAGCTGTTGAGATATTAACCGAGGCTGGTCTCAGCGTAGATATTGCTGTAAACGGTGTTGATGCATTAGAAAAAATCAGCCAAACCAATTATGACGGGATATTGATGGATTGCCAGATGCCGATTATGGACGGCTTTGAATGCTCCGTCCAGATAAGAAAAGACAGCCGTTATGATAACTTACCGATCATTGCAATGACTGCCAATGCGATGGAGGGAGACAGGCAAAGGTGCATTGACCACGGGATGAACGACCACGTTGCCAAGCCAATAGATGTAGGACAGCTTTTTAGCACAATGGCACGCTGGATAAAACCAAAGACAAACACCGAGCTAAAACCTGCAATTGCACCCACATCAATCAGTGCCGGTATCCCTGACATACATGGGCTTAATACAAAAGGAGCATTACAGCGTGTAGGGGGCAATGTAAAACTGCTGCGGAAGCTCTTAAGCCGTTTCAGTGAAACACAGGCAGATGCAGTAACAAGAATCAGGGCTGCCCTTGAAAGCTCTGACATAGAAACTGCCACACGAGAGGCTCATACGGTAAAAGGATTAGCCGGCAACATAGGAGCTGACGCACTTTTTGAAATATCAGGCAGGGTAGAGGGAATGCTTAAGGCAAACGACACGGCAGAGCTGCCGCAAGCATTAGGAACTATGGAGCAACAGTTAACTGAGTTGATAAAAATGATTTCCGAAGCGATACCTGCCTCTGATGTGGCAGCACAAAGTAAAACTTCAGACGCACCGGTTGACGTCAAATCACTTACGCCTGAATTAAAGCACCTTGCAGAACTCCTTGCAGATGACGATTCCCGTGCATCCACTTTGGCTGACAACATAGTAACGCAGCTTAGTGCGGCAGGATATTCTGATGACGCCCGTCTGATAAAAAAACATATTGCAAATTTTGACTTTGAAGAAGCGCTCAAAGAGCTTAGGAAAACCGCCCGGTCACTTGGCGTAAACTTATAA
- a CDS encoding transporter substrate-binding domain-containing protein has translation MAVVYKNCLAVFLAVLFVFVSAIAQSGEVKLTEEERAFLNGKQFRLGIDSNRPPFEFIDEKGNYTGMSAEFMVELAKRLNITIVIQKDVTWKDALEKTKTGEIDIIPKITPSDERRKFLLFTKPYTTNPSVIVSQKDKNIDTLSDLKGLKTGVVKGLIIETSLKREHPELSIVQLPDIETALRELSIGNIDALIDNLGTVAYNIEKIGLTNLEIAGSTPYIHDLAFGVRKDWPLLCSALDKALQSMTEEEKLHIKDRWVAVKVKSGMNWKRLWPLAAAIAAIMIFFVLWNRRLRNAVDQRKRAEAELKDYTISLERNSRIKSEVAAISADIQSALSLEEMSQKLMSHIVPLLNANYGVLYVYHKDKDIFRAAGGYGYDQDSGDSDVAIGQGLVGQCALDKRAINISAPLENFMHISCGFSKLNPKVITVQPVMHINSVCGVIVLAGLTPLVDDYQSIIDELMPVAAMNLVIIERNLNTQHLMEVANKQKEQYRALFEFMQDAVMTSAPPQWMFTSANPATLKLFKVKSEEEFIKLGPWDLSPEYQPDGQLSSVKAQQAIMQAMECGYHFFEWTHKTIDDINFPTSVMLTKVELGTSVFLQATVRDITEQKRMTEEIVQLKEQLKQSGNSGQSNYKGERT, from the coding sequence ATGGCGGTAGTTTATAAAAATTGTCTTGCAGTTTTCTTAGCAGTATTGTTTGTGTTTGTATCCGCCATAGCACAAAGCGGTGAGGTTAAATTAACAGAAGAAGAGCGGGCATTCCTTAACGGCAAGCAGTTTCGGCTTGGGATTGATTCAAACAGACCTCCATTTGAGTTTATTGACGAAAAGGGCAACTATACTGGAATGAGCGCCGAGTTTATGGTGGAGCTTGCCAAACGTCTTAACATTACCATCGTTATTCAAAAAGACGTGACGTGGAAGGATGCGCTTGAGAAAACAAAAACCGGAGAGATTGATATTATTCCAAAGATAACGCCCTCCGATGAGCGCAGAAAGTTTTTACTTTTTACAAAACCTTATACTACCAATCCATCCGTAATAGTGTCGCAGAAGGATAAAAATATTGATACTCTCTCTGACCTTAAAGGGCTTAAAACCGGCGTCGTTAAAGGGTTAATAATAGAGACGAGCTTAAAGCGCGAGCATCCGGAGTTATCCATCGTGCAATTACCCGATATTGAGACCGCACTTCGTGAGCTTTCAATTGGCAATATTGATGCTCTCATTGATAATCTTGGCACGGTAGCCTATAACATTGAAAAGATAGGATTGACTAATCTGGAGATAGCGGGTTCCACGCCCTATATACACGATTTGGCTTTTGGCGTAAGAAAAGACTGGCCGCTTCTGTGCTCTGCTCTGGATAAAGCGCTTCAGAGTATGACAGAAGAAGAGAAGTTACATATAAAAGACCGTTGGGTTGCTGTTAAAGTTAAATCCGGCATGAATTGGAAAAGGCTTTGGCCCCTAGCCGCTGCCATAGCAGCCATTATGATTTTCTTTGTGCTATGGAACAGACGATTAAGAAATGCCGTTGATCAGCGAAAACGTGCAGAGGCTGAGCTTAAAGACTATACTATCAGCCTTGAGCGGAACTCTCGCATAAAGTCCGAGGTTGCGGCAATCTCTGCCGATATTCAAAGTGCACTGTCATTAGAGGAGATGTCACAGAAACTCATGTCTCACATTGTCCCGCTATTAAATGCCAACTATGGGGTTCTTTACGTTTATCACAAGGATAAAGACATATTCAGAGCCGCGGGCGGATATGGTTATGATCAAGATTCAGGCGACAGCGATGTAGCTATAGGGCAGGGCTTAGTCGGTCAATGTGCTTTGGATAAGAGAGCAATAAACATCAGTGCCCCTCTGGAAAACTTTATGCACATAAGCTGCGGGTTTTCTAAGCTTAATCCCAAAGTTATCACCGTTCAGCCTGTGATGCACATAAACTCCGTGTGTGGAGTTATTGTGCTGGCAGGGTTGACTCCATTAGTTGACGACTATCAGTCTATAATAGATGAGCTTATGCCTGTAGCAGCAATGAACCTTGTAATTATAGAGCGTAACCTTAACACTCAACATCTTATGGAGGTGGCCAATAAACAAAAGGAACAGTATCGGGCGCTTTTTGAGTTTATGCAGGATGCAGTTATGACTTCTGCGCCACCACAATGGATGTTTACATCGGCTAACCCTGCAACACTGAAACTTTTCAAAGTTAAGTCTGAGGAGGAGTTTATAAAGCTTGGCCCATGGGATTTATCGCCTGAGTACCAACCGGATGGGCAGCTCTCATCAGTAAAAGCACAACAAGCCATAATGCAAGCTATGGAGTGTGGGTATCACTTCTTTGAATGGACACATAAAACAATTGACGACATAAATTTCCCAACATCTGTTATGTTAACTAAAGTGGAATTAGGCACATCGGTATTTCTTCAGGCAACCGTTAGAGATATAACCGAACAAAAGAGAATGACAGAGGAGATAGTGCAGTTAAAAGAGCAGCTTAAACAGTCCGGCAATTCCGGACAGAGCAATTATAAAGGAGAGAGAACATGA
- a CDS encoding PAS domain S-box protein has protein sequence MKDTILNMKARHAEELLRILFEGMPDAVFIADIETGIIVDANQSASKLLMKPIEEIIGMHQSQLHPSNIEDYSKKTFHQHVAESRNGIPAQPIENRVVRSDGSYVWVEVNAKMVTIEKEKFLIGIFRDITKRKQIIAERDKFFNESLDMNCIASTDGYFKQVNPMFEKVLGFTESELLSRPLMEFIHPDDRAESLVEIEKQIKGLTTKDFENRYFCKDGSLKTLSWMAGPVLEDGRIYAVARDITHQKMIEEELRIERDKLTSIMENIDNGIYITNQNCELQYVNPVVEREFGMVAGRTCYEYFHEKSEPCPWCRREEVFSGKTIYWEWYYPRNEKTYHRYDTPIKNKDGSVSKFALFHDITELKKAEELIKSSLKEKEMLVGEIHHRVKNNLTIISSLLKMQSYYIKDADSLKIFKDTENRIRSISSVHEMLYRSKDMVNVDFRDYVSKLVKTLYDTYTDNLSGINLKVDVGDVILGINTAVPCGLLINELLTNAIKYAFPEGKIGEIYIGLHQIADGRIELIVRDDGLGIPETLDMWDTETLGFQLITGISQTQLGGEIELHRDRGTEIKVRFMAQENANG, from the coding sequence GTGAAGGACACAATACTCAATATGAAGGCAAGACATGCCGAGGAGCTTCTAAGGATTCTCTTTGAAGGGATGCCGGATGCGGTTTTTATCGCAGACATAGAGACAGGGATAATTGTTGACGCTAACCAATCTGCATCAAAGCTCCTTATGAAACCGATAGAGGAAATCATCGGTATGCATCAGTCACAGCTACACCCCTCCAATATAGAAGATTATTCTAAGAAGACATTCCATCAGCATGTTGCCGAGTCAAGAAATGGGATACCAGCCCAGCCGATTGAAAACAGGGTGGTAAGGTCAGATGGTTCGTATGTTTGGGTTGAGGTCAACGCTAAAATGGTTACAATAGAAAAAGAGAAATTTCTTATAGGCATATTTCGTGATATAACTAAACGCAAGCAGATTATTGCCGAACGCGACAAGTTTTTCAATGAATCCCTTGATATGAACTGTATTGCCTCAACAGACGGTTATTTCAAGCAGGTCAACCCGATGTTTGAAAAAGTACTTGGGTTTACAGAAAGCGAATTACTATCAAGACCATTGATGGAGTTTATCCATCCTGATGACCGTGCAGAATCACTTGTTGAAATAGAGAAACAAATAAAAGGCTTGACTACAAAAGATTTTGAAAACCGTTATTTTTGTAAAGACGGTTCCCTCAAAACATTGTCGTGGATGGCAGGGCCGGTTTTAGAAGACGGCAGGATATACGCCGTTGCCCGTGATATAACCCATCAAAAGATGATAGAAGAGGAACTCCGGATAGAAAGAGATAAGCTAACTTCTATTATGGAAAACATAGACAATGGTATTTATATCACCAATCAGAACTGTGAACTTCAATACGTAAATCCTGTAGTAGAGCGAGAGTTCGGTATGGTAGCCGGACGGACGTGTTACGAGTATTTTCACGAAAAATCGGAGCCGTGTCCATGGTGCAGACGTGAGGAGGTTTTTTCAGGGAAAACGATATACTGGGAGTGGTATTATCCCAGAAACGAAAAGACATATCACAGATACGACACTCCGATAAAAAACAAAGACGGCTCGGTATCAAAATTCGCATTATTCCATGACATAACGGAACTGAAAAAGGCGGAGGAACTGATAAAGTCGTCGCTTAAAGAAAAAGAGATGCTGGTTGGTGAAATCCATCACAGGGTTAAAAACAATTTGACGATAATCTCAAGTCTTCTTAAAATGCAAAGTTATTACATCAAAGATGCCGATTCATTAAAGATATTTAAAGACACAGAGAATCGTATAAGGTCTATCTCCTCAGTTCACGAGATGCTCTACCGTTCCAAAGACATGGTTAATGTTGATTTCAGAGATTACGTCAGTAAGCTTGTAAAGACACTTTACGACACTTACACTGATAACTTGTCTGGCATAAACCTAAAAGTTGACGTAGGCGATGTGATTTTAGGAATAAATACAGCAGTACCTTGCGGATTATTGATTAATGAACTTCTCACCAATGCAATAAAGTATGCATTTCCCGAGGGGAAAATTGGAGAGATATACATAGGGCTGCATCAAATAGCAGATGGCAGAATAGAGCTTATTGTCAGAGACGACGGACTTGGCATCCCTGAAACTTTGGATATGTGGGACACTGAAACTCTCGGCTTTCAGTTGATAACAGGGATCTCACAAACCCAGCTTGGAGGCGAGATAGAATTACACAGGGACAGGGGAACAGAAATAAAGGTGCGGTTTATGGCTCAGGAGAATGCCAATGGATAA